In Labrus bergylta chromosome 6, fLabBer1.1, whole genome shotgun sequence, the following proteins share a genomic window:
- the si:zfos-943e10.1 gene encoding GRAM domain-containing protein 2B isoform X8, which produces MTHFTLPFYPVESSGGGLQVKVKKSRSSLSNGSIKKVESRKALSLEAAQLEIQQQHKTLTRQDAVRSQTFEVDSKGFERTEGTGTQSSFMKHNKTFHKLFPHIPKNEDLIHAYICALQKEVPYHGRLYITDTHACFYSSVLLKDTKLVIPVSRIHIVKKQNTALLVPNALSIRTSEGDKILFVSLRNRESCYQLLRSVCPQIEEGSTNSSPIISSAENSFDKSKLVNSSQSSLDDSFDQFDGSESRSLQEQPLHKPHRDAVLNGNGSAFRGLHVQPSESSSSEELSVSGGSWVWNVTEKAKSLLVQREARTLNTLLFIYLILVVLLLLSSGYIGLRIVALEEQLTSLGALPEFTLQSRYRQDT; this is translated from the exons ATGACCCATTTCACATTGCCATT CTACCCAGTAGAGAGCAGCGGTGGCGGGCTGCAAGTCAAAGTGAAGAAAAGCAGGAGCAGCTTAAGCAATGGAAGCATCAAGAAGGTGGAGTCGAGGAAAGCCTTGAGCTTGGAGGCGGCCCAGCTGGAgatccagcagcagcacaaaacCCTCACAAGACAAGATGCAGTCAG GTCTCAGACATTTGAAGTTGACAGCAAAGGCTTTGAGAGGACGGAGGGCACGGGCACACAAAGT AGTTTTATGAAGCACAACAAAACATTCCACAAGCTGTTTCCACACATTCCCAAGAATGAAGACTTGATACATG cttacaTCTGCGCCCTGCAGAAAGAAGTGCCCTACCACGGTCGGCTGTACATCACAGACACCCATGCCTGTTTCTACTCATCAGTGCTACTCAAAGACACTAAG CTAGTTATTCCAGTTTCCCGCATCCATATAGTAAAGAAGCAGAACACAGCTCTGCTTGTACCCAACGCCTTGTCCATCCGTACCTCTGAAGGAGACAAG ATCCTCTTTGTGTCGCTGCGGAACAGAGAATCATGTTATCAGCTGCTGCGTTCAGTTTGTCCACAGATAGAG GAGGGAAGCACAAATAGTAGCCCTATCATCTCCTCGGCTGAAAACAGCTTTGATAAAAGCAAACTTGTG AACTCCAGCCAGTCCAGTCTGGACGACAGCTTCGACCAGTTTGATGGTTCTGAGTCCCGATCCTTACAGGAGCAGCCTCTGCACAAACCTCACAGAG ATGCAGTGCTTAATGGGAACGGCTCGGCTTTCAGGGGTCTACACGTGCAGCCGAGTGAAAGCTCGTCCTCAGAGGAGCTCTCAGTTTCAG GTGGCTCGTGGGTTTGGAATGTGACAGAAAAGGCCAAGTCCCTGCTGGTTCAGAGAGAGGCCAGAACCCTCAACACTCTACTCTTCATTTACTTGATTTT ggttgtgctgctgctgctgtcttccGGCTACATTGGTTTACGAATCGTGGCTCTGGAGGAACAGCTGACGTCCCTGGGGGCTTTACCTGAgttcaccttacagagcag GTACCGCCAAGACACATAA
- the si:zfos-943e10.1 gene encoding GRAM domain-containing protein 2B isoform X2, protein MLENKRERLKTFLRKIDEKAIVRIKHFMKESYPVESSGGGLQVKVKKSRSSLSNGSIKKVESRKALSLEAAQLEIQQQHKTLTRQDAVRSQTFEVDSKGFERTEGTGTQSSFMKHNKTFHKLFPHIPKNEDLIHAYICALQKEVPYHGRLYITDTHACFYSSVLLKDTKLVIPVSRIHIVKKQNTALLVPNALSIRTSEGDKILFVSLRNRESCYQLLRSVCPQIEEGSTNSSPIISSAENSFDKSKLVNSSQSSLDDSFDQFDGSESRSLQEQPLHKPHRDAVLNGNGSAFRGLHVQPSESSSSEELSVSGGSWVWNVTEKAKSLLVQREARTLNTLLFIYLILVVLLLLSSGYIGLRIVALEEQLTSLGALPEFTLQSRYRQDT, encoded by the exons ATGCTTGAAAACAAGAGGGAGAGATTGAAAACCTTCCTGAGGAAGATCGACGAGAAGGCCATCGTCAGAATCAAGCATTTCATGAAAGAGAG CTACCCAGTAGAGAGCAGCGGTGGCGGGCTGCAAGTCAAAGTGAAGAAAAGCAGGAGCAGCTTAAGCAATGGAAGCATCAAGAAGGTGGAGTCGAGGAAAGCCTTGAGCTTGGAGGCGGCCCAGCTGGAgatccagcagcagcacaaaacCCTCACAAGACAAGATGCAGTCAG GTCTCAGACATTTGAAGTTGACAGCAAAGGCTTTGAGAGGACGGAGGGCACGGGCACACAAAGT AGTTTTATGAAGCACAACAAAACATTCCACAAGCTGTTTCCACACATTCCCAAGAATGAAGACTTGATACATG cttacaTCTGCGCCCTGCAGAAAGAAGTGCCCTACCACGGTCGGCTGTACATCACAGACACCCATGCCTGTTTCTACTCATCAGTGCTACTCAAAGACACTAAG CTAGTTATTCCAGTTTCCCGCATCCATATAGTAAAGAAGCAGAACACAGCTCTGCTTGTACCCAACGCCTTGTCCATCCGTACCTCTGAAGGAGACAAG ATCCTCTTTGTGTCGCTGCGGAACAGAGAATCATGTTATCAGCTGCTGCGTTCAGTTTGTCCACAGATAGAG GAGGGAAGCACAAATAGTAGCCCTATCATCTCCTCGGCTGAAAACAGCTTTGATAAAAGCAAACTTGTG AACTCCAGCCAGTCCAGTCTGGACGACAGCTTCGACCAGTTTGATGGTTCTGAGTCCCGATCCTTACAGGAGCAGCCTCTGCACAAACCTCACAGAG ATGCAGTGCTTAATGGGAACGGCTCGGCTTTCAGGGGTCTACACGTGCAGCCGAGTGAAAGCTCGTCCTCAGAGGAGCTCTCAGTTTCAG GTGGCTCGTGGGTTTGGAATGTGACAGAAAAGGCCAAGTCCCTGCTGGTTCAGAGAGAGGCCAGAACCCTCAACACTCTACTCTTCATTTACTTGATTTT ggttgtgctgctgctgctgtcttccGGCTACATTGGTTTACGAATCGTGGCTCTGGAGGAACAGCTGACGTCCCTGGGGGCTTTACCTGAgttcaccttacagagcag GTACCGCCAAGACACATAA
- the si:zfos-943e10.1 gene encoding GRAM domain-containing protein 2B isoform X4, protein MEKGSILVADSRCPEDLGSSYPVESSGGGLQVKVKKSRSSLSNGSIKKVESRKALSLEAAQLEIQQQHKTLTRQDAVRSQTFEVDSKGFERTEGTGTQSSFMKHNKTFHKLFPHIPKNEDLIHAYICALQKEVPYHGRLYITDTHACFYSSVLLKDTKLVIPVSRIHIVKKQNTALLVPNALSIRTSEGDKILFVSLRNRESCYQLLRSVCPQIEEGSTNSSPIISSAENSFDKSKLVNSSQSSLDDSFDQFDGSESRSLQEQPLHKPHRDAVLNGNGSAFRGLHVQPSESSSSEELSVSGGSWVWNVTEKAKSLLVQREARTLNTLLFIYLILVVLLLLSSGYIGLRIVALEEQLTSLGALPEFTLQSRYRQDT, encoded by the exons ATGGAGAAAGGGTCAATTCTTGTGGCCGATTCTCGTTGCCCCGAGGATCTGGGAAG CAGCTACCCAGTAGAGAGCAGCGGTGGCGGGCTGCAAGTCAAAGTGAAGAAAAGCAGGAGCAGCTTAAGCAATGGAAGCATCAAGAAGGTGGAGTCGAGGAAAGCCTTGAGCTTGGAGGCGGCCCAGCTGGAgatccagcagcagcacaaaacCCTCACAAGACAAGATGCAGTCAG GTCTCAGACATTTGAAGTTGACAGCAAAGGCTTTGAGAGGACGGAGGGCACGGGCACACAAAGT AGTTTTATGAAGCACAACAAAACATTCCACAAGCTGTTTCCACACATTCCCAAGAATGAAGACTTGATACATG cttacaTCTGCGCCCTGCAGAAAGAAGTGCCCTACCACGGTCGGCTGTACATCACAGACACCCATGCCTGTTTCTACTCATCAGTGCTACTCAAAGACACTAAG CTAGTTATTCCAGTTTCCCGCATCCATATAGTAAAGAAGCAGAACACAGCTCTGCTTGTACCCAACGCCTTGTCCATCCGTACCTCTGAAGGAGACAAG ATCCTCTTTGTGTCGCTGCGGAACAGAGAATCATGTTATCAGCTGCTGCGTTCAGTTTGTCCACAGATAGAG GAGGGAAGCACAAATAGTAGCCCTATCATCTCCTCGGCTGAAAACAGCTTTGATAAAAGCAAACTTGTG AACTCCAGCCAGTCCAGTCTGGACGACAGCTTCGACCAGTTTGATGGTTCTGAGTCCCGATCCTTACAGGAGCAGCCTCTGCACAAACCTCACAGAG ATGCAGTGCTTAATGGGAACGGCTCGGCTTTCAGGGGTCTACACGTGCAGCCGAGTGAAAGCTCGTCCTCAGAGGAGCTCTCAGTTTCAG GTGGCTCGTGGGTTTGGAATGTGACAGAAAAGGCCAAGTCCCTGCTGGTTCAGAGAGAGGCCAGAACCCTCAACACTCTACTCTTCATTTACTTGATTTT ggttgtgctgctgctgctgtcttccGGCTACATTGGTTTACGAATCGTGGCTCTGGAGGAACAGCTGACGTCCCTGGGGGCTTTACCTGAgttcaccttacagagcag GTACCGCCAAGACACATAA
- the si:zfos-943e10.1 gene encoding GRAM domain-containing protein 2B isoform X1 → MLENKRERLKTFLRKIDEKAIVRIKHFMKESSYPVESSGGGLQVKVKKSRSSLSNGSIKKVESRKALSLEAAQLEIQQQHKTLTRQDAVRSQTFEVDSKGFERTEGTGTQSSFMKHNKTFHKLFPHIPKNEDLIHAYICALQKEVPYHGRLYITDTHACFYSSVLLKDTKLVIPVSRIHIVKKQNTALLVPNALSIRTSEGDKILFVSLRNRESCYQLLRSVCPQIEEGSTNSSPIISSAENSFDKSKLVNSSQSSLDDSFDQFDGSESRSLQEQPLHKPHRDAVLNGNGSAFRGLHVQPSESSSSEELSVSGGSWVWNVTEKAKSLLVQREARTLNTLLFIYLILVVLLLLSSGYIGLRIVALEEQLTSLGALPEFTLQSRYRQDT, encoded by the exons ATGCTTGAAAACAAGAGGGAGAGATTGAAAACCTTCCTGAGGAAGATCGACGAGAAGGCCATCGTCAGAATCAAGCATTTCATGAAAGAGAG CAGCTACCCAGTAGAGAGCAGCGGTGGCGGGCTGCAAGTCAAAGTGAAGAAAAGCAGGAGCAGCTTAAGCAATGGAAGCATCAAGAAGGTGGAGTCGAGGAAAGCCTTGAGCTTGGAGGCGGCCCAGCTGGAgatccagcagcagcacaaaacCCTCACAAGACAAGATGCAGTCAG GTCTCAGACATTTGAAGTTGACAGCAAAGGCTTTGAGAGGACGGAGGGCACGGGCACACAAAGT AGTTTTATGAAGCACAACAAAACATTCCACAAGCTGTTTCCACACATTCCCAAGAATGAAGACTTGATACATG cttacaTCTGCGCCCTGCAGAAAGAAGTGCCCTACCACGGTCGGCTGTACATCACAGACACCCATGCCTGTTTCTACTCATCAGTGCTACTCAAAGACACTAAG CTAGTTATTCCAGTTTCCCGCATCCATATAGTAAAGAAGCAGAACACAGCTCTGCTTGTACCCAACGCCTTGTCCATCCGTACCTCTGAAGGAGACAAG ATCCTCTTTGTGTCGCTGCGGAACAGAGAATCATGTTATCAGCTGCTGCGTTCAGTTTGTCCACAGATAGAG GAGGGAAGCACAAATAGTAGCCCTATCATCTCCTCGGCTGAAAACAGCTTTGATAAAAGCAAACTTGTG AACTCCAGCCAGTCCAGTCTGGACGACAGCTTCGACCAGTTTGATGGTTCTGAGTCCCGATCCTTACAGGAGCAGCCTCTGCACAAACCTCACAGAG ATGCAGTGCTTAATGGGAACGGCTCGGCTTTCAGGGGTCTACACGTGCAGCCGAGTGAAAGCTCGTCCTCAGAGGAGCTCTCAGTTTCAG GTGGCTCGTGGGTTTGGAATGTGACAGAAAAGGCCAAGTCCCTGCTGGTTCAGAGAGAGGCCAGAACCCTCAACACTCTACTCTTCATTTACTTGATTTT ggttgtgctgctgctgctgtcttccGGCTACATTGGTTTACGAATCGTGGCTCTGGAGGAACAGCTGACGTCCCTGGGGGCTTTACCTGAgttcaccttacagagcag GTACCGCCAAGACACATAA
- the gipc3 gene encoding PDZ domain-containing protein GIPC3, giving the protein MQNGEAMSPQDSKAAGAEAMEHLKAQNQSQNHACVEPTAPPLPPPPSPPPPGPPEYPRPRLIFHTQLAHGSSTGRIHGFTNVKELYTKIAEVFNISPSEILFCTLNSHKVDMQKLLGGQIGLEDFIFAHVRGETKEVEVTKTEDALGLTITDNGAGYAFIKRIKESSTIDQLKTVCVGDHIEAINDQSIVGCRHYEVAKMLKEQPRGVPFTLRLVGPKKAFDMIGMRTRAPKSNEGKMVNGRETLRLRSKGAATVQEVQNEFEEQATRKVDDLLESYMGIRDLELATTIVEAGKDKKNPDDFAEALDSVLGDFAFPDVFLFDVWGAIGDFKNGKM; this is encoded by the exons ATGCAGAACGGGGAGGCTATGAGCCCACAGGACTCCAAGGCAGCAGGAGCCGAGGCCATGGAACACCTGAAGGCCCAGAACCAGAGCCAGAACCATGCTTGCGTGGAGCCAACAgcacctcctctccctcctcctccttcaccgcCACCACCAGGGCCGCCAGAATACCCGAGACCGAGGCTTATCTTCCACACACAGCTAGCTCATGGGAGTTCAACAGGCCGCATCCATGGATTCACCAACGTCAAGGAGCTCTACACCAAAATTGCAGaagttttcaacatttcccCCTCTGAG ATCTTGTTCTGCACCCTTAACTCTCATAAAGTGGACATGCAGAAGCTCCTGGGGGGGCAGATCGGACTAGAAGACTTCATCTTTGCTCATGTAAGAGGCGAAACCAAAGAAGTGGAGGTCACAAAGACAGAGGACGCACTGGGCCTAACTATCACAGACAACGGAGCTGGATATGCTTTCATTAAG AGGATAAAGGAAAGCAGCACCATAGACCAGCTGAAGACAGTTTGTGTTGGTGATCACATCGAAGCCATCAATGACCAGAGCATTGTGGGGTGTCGACACTACGAGGTGGCTAAGATGCTAAAAGAGCAGCCGAGAGGGGTACCCTTCACTCTACGCCTGGTCGGGCCGAAGAAGGCCTTTG ACATGATTGGAATGAGGACCAGAGCGCCCAAATCGAATGAGGGCAAGATGGTGAACGGGAGGGAGACGCTGCGTCTGCGCTCTAAAGGCGCTGCTACAGTTCAAGAAGTG CAAAATGAATTTGAAGAACAGGCCACCAGGAAGGTGGACGACCTGCTGGAGAGCTACATGGGTATCAGAGATCTGGAGCTTG CAACCACCATTGTGGAAGCAGGAAAGGACAAGAAGAACCCTGATGACTTTGCTGAAGCCTTGGACTCAGTCCTGGGAGATTTTGCCTtccctgatgtgtttttgtttgatgtttggGGAGCTATTGGGGATTTCAAGAATGGGAAAATGTAG
- the si:zfos-943e10.1 gene encoding GRAM domain-containing protein 2B isoform X5 has translation MPTVSRYISFRSSKRFKITSYPVESSGGGLQVKVKKSRSSLSNGSIKKVESRKALSLEAAQLEIQQQHKTLTRQDAVRSQTFEVDSKGFERTEGTGTQSSFMKHNKTFHKLFPHIPKNEDLIHAYICALQKEVPYHGRLYITDTHACFYSSVLLKDTKLVIPVSRIHIVKKQNTALLVPNALSIRTSEGDKILFVSLRNRESCYQLLRSVCPQIEEGSTNSSPIISSAENSFDKSKLVNSSQSSLDDSFDQFDGSESRSLQEQPLHKPHRDAVLNGNGSAFRGLHVQPSESSSSEELSVSGGSWVWNVTEKAKSLLVQREARTLNTLLFIYLILVVLLLLSSGYIGLRIVALEEQLTSLGALPEFTLQSRYRQDT, from the exons ATGCCTACTGTTAGTAGGTATATAAGTTTTCGTTCATCTAAGCGTTTTAAAATAACCAG CTACCCAGTAGAGAGCAGCGGTGGCGGGCTGCAAGTCAAAGTGAAGAAAAGCAGGAGCAGCTTAAGCAATGGAAGCATCAAGAAGGTGGAGTCGAGGAAAGCCTTGAGCTTGGAGGCGGCCCAGCTGGAgatccagcagcagcacaaaacCCTCACAAGACAAGATGCAGTCAG GTCTCAGACATTTGAAGTTGACAGCAAAGGCTTTGAGAGGACGGAGGGCACGGGCACACAAAGT AGTTTTATGAAGCACAACAAAACATTCCACAAGCTGTTTCCACACATTCCCAAGAATGAAGACTTGATACATG cttacaTCTGCGCCCTGCAGAAAGAAGTGCCCTACCACGGTCGGCTGTACATCACAGACACCCATGCCTGTTTCTACTCATCAGTGCTACTCAAAGACACTAAG CTAGTTATTCCAGTTTCCCGCATCCATATAGTAAAGAAGCAGAACACAGCTCTGCTTGTACCCAACGCCTTGTCCATCCGTACCTCTGAAGGAGACAAG ATCCTCTTTGTGTCGCTGCGGAACAGAGAATCATGTTATCAGCTGCTGCGTTCAGTTTGTCCACAGATAGAG GAGGGAAGCACAAATAGTAGCCCTATCATCTCCTCGGCTGAAAACAGCTTTGATAAAAGCAAACTTGTG AACTCCAGCCAGTCCAGTCTGGACGACAGCTTCGACCAGTTTGATGGTTCTGAGTCCCGATCCTTACAGGAGCAGCCTCTGCACAAACCTCACAGAG ATGCAGTGCTTAATGGGAACGGCTCGGCTTTCAGGGGTCTACACGTGCAGCCGAGTGAAAGCTCGTCCTCAGAGGAGCTCTCAGTTTCAG GTGGCTCGTGGGTTTGGAATGTGACAGAAAAGGCCAAGTCCCTGCTGGTTCAGAGAGAGGCCAGAACCCTCAACACTCTACTCTTCATTTACTTGATTTT ggttgtgctgctgctgctgtcttccGGCTACATTGGTTTACGAATCGTGGCTCTGGAGGAACAGCTGACGTCCCTGGGGGCTTTACCTGAgttcaccttacagagcag GTACCGCCAAGACACATAA
- the si:zfos-943e10.1 gene encoding GRAM domain-containing protein 2B isoform X6: protein MEKGSILVADSRCPEDLGSYPVESSGGGLQVKVKKSRSSLSNGSIKKVESRKALSLEAAQLEIQQQHKTLTRQDAVRSQTFEVDSKGFERTEGTGTQSSFMKHNKTFHKLFPHIPKNEDLIHAYICALQKEVPYHGRLYITDTHACFYSSVLLKDTKLVIPVSRIHIVKKQNTALLVPNALSIRTSEGDKILFVSLRNRESCYQLLRSVCPQIEEGSTNSSPIISSAENSFDKSKLVNSSQSSLDDSFDQFDGSESRSLQEQPLHKPHRDAVLNGNGSAFRGLHVQPSESSSSEELSVSGGSWVWNVTEKAKSLLVQREARTLNTLLFIYLILVVLLLLSSGYIGLRIVALEEQLTSLGALPEFTLQSRYRQDT from the exons ATGGAGAAAGGGTCAATTCTTGTGGCCGATTCTCGTTGCCCCGAGGATCTGGGAAG CTACCCAGTAGAGAGCAGCGGTGGCGGGCTGCAAGTCAAAGTGAAGAAAAGCAGGAGCAGCTTAAGCAATGGAAGCATCAAGAAGGTGGAGTCGAGGAAAGCCTTGAGCTTGGAGGCGGCCCAGCTGGAgatccagcagcagcacaaaacCCTCACAAGACAAGATGCAGTCAG GTCTCAGACATTTGAAGTTGACAGCAAAGGCTTTGAGAGGACGGAGGGCACGGGCACACAAAGT AGTTTTATGAAGCACAACAAAACATTCCACAAGCTGTTTCCACACATTCCCAAGAATGAAGACTTGATACATG cttacaTCTGCGCCCTGCAGAAAGAAGTGCCCTACCACGGTCGGCTGTACATCACAGACACCCATGCCTGTTTCTACTCATCAGTGCTACTCAAAGACACTAAG CTAGTTATTCCAGTTTCCCGCATCCATATAGTAAAGAAGCAGAACACAGCTCTGCTTGTACCCAACGCCTTGTCCATCCGTACCTCTGAAGGAGACAAG ATCCTCTTTGTGTCGCTGCGGAACAGAGAATCATGTTATCAGCTGCTGCGTTCAGTTTGTCCACAGATAGAG GAGGGAAGCACAAATAGTAGCCCTATCATCTCCTCGGCTGAAAACAGCTTTGATAAAAGCAAACTTGTG AACTCCAGCCAGTCCAGTCTGGACGACAGCTTCGACCAGTTTGATGGTTCTGAGTCCCGATCCTTACAGGAGCAGCCTCTGCACAAACCTCACAGAG ATGCAGTGCTTAATGGGAACGGCTCGGCTTTCAGGGGTCTACACGTGCAGCCGAGTGAAAGCTCGTCCTCAGAGGAGCTCTCAGTTTCAG GTGGCTCGTGGGTTTGGAATGTGACAGAAAAGGCCAAGTCCCTGCTGGTTCAGAGAGAGGCCAGAACCCTCAACACTCTACTCTTCATTTACTTGATTTT ggttgtgctgctgctgctgtcttccGGCTACATTGGTTTACGAATCGTGGCTCTGGAGGAACAGCTGACGTCCCTGGGGGCTTTACCTGAgttcaccttacagagcag GTACCGCCAAGACACATAA
- the si:zfos-943e10.1 gene encoding GRAM domain-containing protein 2B isoform X7 gives MTHFTLPFSYPVESSGGGLQVKVKKSRSSLSNGSIKKVESRKALSLEAAQLEIQQQHKTLTRQDAVRSQTFEVDSKGFERTEGTGTQSSFMKHNKTFHKLFPHIPKNEDLIHAYICALQKEVPYHGRLYITDTHACFYSSVLLKDTKLVIPVSRIHIVKKQNTALLVPNALSIRTSEGDKILFVSLRNRESCYQLLRSVCPQIEEGSTNSSPIISSAENSFDKSKLVNSSQSSLDDSFDQFDGSESRSLQEQPLHKPHRDAVLNGNGSAFRGLHVQPSESSSSEELSVSGGSWVWNVTEKAKSLLVQREARTLNTLLFIYLILVVLLLLSSGYIGLRIVALEEQLTSLGALPEFTLQSRYRQDT, from the exons ATGACCCATTTCACATTGCCATT CAGCTACCCAGTAGAGAGCAGCGGTGGCGGGCTGCAAGTCAAAGTGAAGAAAAGCAGGAGCAGCTTAAGCAATGGAAGCATCAAGAAGGTGGAGTCGAGGAAAGCCTTGAGCTTGGAGGCGGCCCAGCTGGAgatccagcagcagcacaaaacCCTCACAAGACAAGATGCAGTCAG GTCTCAGACATTTGAAGTTGACAGCAAAGGCTTTGAGAGGACGGAGGGCACGGGCACACAAAGT AGTTTTATGAAGCACAACAAAACATTCCACAAGCTGTTTCCACACATTCCCAAGAATGAAGACTTGATACATG cttacaTCTGCGCCCTGCAGAAAGAAGTGCCCTACCACGGTCGGCTGTACATCACAGACACCCATGCCTGTTTCTACTCATCAGTGCTACTCAAAGACACTAAG CTAGTTATTCCAGTTTCCCGCATCCATATAGTAAAGAAGCAGAACACAGCTCTGCTTGTACCCAACGCCTTGTCCATCCGTACCTCTGAAGGAGACAAG ATCCTCTTTGTGTCGCTGCGGAACAGAGAATCATGTTATCAGCTGCTGCGTTCAGTTTGTCCACAGATAGAG GAGGGAAGCACAAATAGTAGCCCTATCATCTCCTCGGCTGAAAACAGCTTTGATAAAAGCAAACTTGTG AACTCCAGCCAGTCCAGTCTGGACGACAGCTTCGACCAGTTTGATGGTTCTGAGTCCCGATCCTTACAGGAGCAGCCTCTGCACAAACCTCACAGAG ATGCAGTGCTTAATGGGAACGGCTCGGCTTTCAGGGGTCTACACGTGCAGCCGAGTGAAAGCTCGTCCTCAGAGGAGCTCTCAGTTTCAG GTGGCTCGTGGGTTTGGAATGTGACAGAAAAGGCCAAGTCCCTGCTGGTTCAGAGAGAGGCCAGAACCCTCAACACTCTACTCTTCATTTACTTGATTTT ggttgtgctgctgctgctgtcttccGGCTACATTGGTTTACGAATCGTGGCTCTGGAGGAACAGCTGACGTCCCTGGGGGCTTTACCTGAgttcaccttacagagcag GTACCGCCAAGACACATAA
- the si:zfos-943e10.1 gene encoding GRAM domain-containing protein 2B isoform X3, producing MPTVSRYISFRSSKRFKITSSYPVESSGGGLQVKVKKSRSSLSNGSIKKVESRKALSLEAAQLEIQQQHKTLTRQDAVRSQTFEVDSKGFERTEGTGTQSSFMKHNKTFHKLFPHIPKNEDLIHAYICALQKEVPYHGRLYITDTHACFYSSVLLKDTKLVIPVSRIHIVKKQNTALLVPNALSIRTSEGDKILFVSLRNRESCYQLLRSVCPQIEEGSTNSSPIISSAENSFDKSKLVNSSQSSLDDSFDQFDGSESRSLQEQPLHKPHRDAVLNGNGSAFRGLHVQPSESSSSEELSVSGGSWVWNVTEKAKSLLVQREARTLNTLLFIYLILVVLLLLSSGYIGLRIVALEEQLTSLGALPEFTLQSRYRQDT from the exons ATGCCTACTGTTAGTAGGTATATAAGTTTTCGTTCATCTAAGCGTTTTAAAATAACCAG CAGCTACCCAGTAGAGAGCAGCGGTGGCGGGCTGCAAGTCAAAGTGAAGAAAAGCAGGAGCAGCTTAAGCAATGGAAGCATCAAGAAGGTGGAGTCGAGGAAAGCCTTGAGCTTGGAGGCGGCCCAGCTGGAgatccagcagcagcacaaaacCCTCACAAGACAAGATGCAGTCAG GTCTCAGACATTTGAAGTTGACAGCAAAGGCTTTGAGAGGACGGAGGGCACGGGCACACAAAGT AGTTTTATGAAGCACAACAAAACATTCCACAAGCTGTTTCCACACATTCCCAAGAATGAAGACTTGATACATG cttacaTCTGCGCCCTGCAGAAAGAAGTGCCCTACCACGGTCGGCTGTACATCACAGACACCCATGCCTGTTTCTACTCATCAGTGCTACTCAAAGACACTAAG CTAGTTATTCCAGTTTCCCGCATCCATATAGTAAAGAAGCAGAACACAGCTCTGCTTGTACCCAACGCCTTGTCCATCCGTACCTCTGAAGGAGACAAG ATCCTCTTTGTGTCGCTGCGGAACAGAGAATCATGTTATCAGCTGCTGCGTTCAGTTTGTCCACAGATAGAG GAGGGAAGCACAAATAGTAGCCCTATCATCTCCTCGGCTGAAAACAGCTTTGATAAAAGCAAACTTGTG AACTCCAGCCAGTCCAGTCTGGACGACAGCTTCGACCAGTTTGATGGTTCTGAGTCCCGATCCTTACAGGAGCAGCCTCTGCACAAACCTCACAGAG ATGCAGTGCTTAATGGGAACGGCTCGGCTTTCAGGGGTCTACACGTGCAGCCGAGTGAAAGCTCGTCCTCAGAGGAGCTCTCAGTTTCAG GTGGCTCGTGGGTTTGGAATGTGACAGAAAAGGCCAAGTCCCTGCTGGTTCAGAGAGAGGCCAGAACCCTCAACACTCTACTCTTCATTTACTTGATTTT ggttgtgctgctgctgctgtcttccGGCTACATTGGTTTACGAATCGTGGCTCTGGAGGAACAGCTGACGTCCCTGGGGGCTTTACCTGAgttcaccttacagagcag GTACCGCCAAGACACATAA